The DNA segment CAAGTCCCAGTGCACCTAAAAATAAAATGGCCCTTAGAATTTCATGATCAGTAAAGTTTAAAACCCAACGATCTAACATGGAAAAACCCTGAAAAAACAACATCGCCAACACCAAAACAATACCATAGACCGATGTAAACCAACCATACCTATAATTGACCCTTGAATATTGTTGCTGCTTCGCATATTTGCTGGCATCATAAATACCTTCCAATTCAGCAGGTACCTTATCACTCCATTGTGTTGTATTTAGATAAAGCAAAAAACGATCCCAAACGAACTCAATTACTATAAAAAAAACTATCAAATAAAAAATTGGTGTATACATAAAATAATTACATTATAAATAGAAATTCAAATTCCCACAACAACTTCGGTCTCTCATTAAATTCCTTATGAAGGTTCTAAAAGTACCACAAAGGTAAAACAAAAGGGAATTTATTCAGTGAATAAATTCCCTTATATGCGATGATTTATAATTTTTAATCTAATACATCTGATAATCCCTAGGAGTACCTCTTTTGGTTTCAACGACCAGTACGCCATTTTTAGCGTCCTCACCATACATCGCCACTGCCTTCTCTCCTTTAACAACCCGAATTGATTTTATATTGTAATACTCAACGGTTTTAATTCCCATTACTTTTTTATTATCAAGCACAAACAAGGGTGGTTGCCCCTTGGCATAAAATGGTTGTAATTGCTTTGACAAATTCCTGTTGGCATCTGTCAAATAAAAGCCTACTGGAATAGTTACCTTACTCGCCACGGCTGTACCACCAACTTTTGCAGGCTTCCACTTCTTCATGCCCTCCACCAACCTAAGAGCTTCGTTATCAATGCTTTTCGTTAAGCCTTTTTCTACCTGCACATTATTCACGAGCCCCTTGCTTGTTACAACAAAAGAAACCAACACCTCACCTTCTGTTTCTTTCACCAAAGCATCCAGAGGATACGCAACATTCTTACGGATATATTTTTTAACATTCCCACCATATTTACCAAAAACAGGAACCTTATCTACCGATGTATATACTTTTTCAGTCACCTGTGCCATTCCACCCCAGGAAAACATCAGTGCCATACTAAAAATAAAAACGAAGCTCTTCATAACAAATAGTATTGGTTTTTCCGAACAATCCTACTACAAAAATGATGCCCTGAACAACTTTTATCAACACTGCATTCCACTCATTTTCCTAACAATAGACCAATCTTGTTCTTATCAACTCCAAACGCTTACATATTCTTACTACATCTCATCCTTACTGTCCAATGTAAAAATTCATCCCAACACCTGATTATAAATCTATTTTGAACGATCCCTTAGTTGGTCTATTTTCGAAATCACACTACGAATATCCTCCATTGTATCCGGTTTACTTTGCCTATCTTTTCCAATTGAATGTTGGCTTACATTAGCAGAATCAGATTGAATGCTTTGTATATTACTTTTCTTTTTAGAGCGTATCTCAAAATCCGCTCCCGGATATATCCTCACCTTCTTCAAATCCATCCACTTCTTCATACCTAACAAAATCAAATTTATCCAATAAATCCTTAAAGAACTTAACTTCGCTATCCTCTATTGTTACCTTAAAACTTTTCATATAAACAGTGTTAATACAACCATCATTTTCTAAAACAAAATCATTGAGGCCAAATCTCGAACCACAAAAATATAATTTATATAATATTTAAACAATTACAACTATCATTCTATTAAATTAAACGATAAAATTGTTAATATGCAATAAAAAGACAAAATTCAATCTAAAAAAAGAGTAAAATCATCCGCATCTGAATAAGTTGGAAACTTTTTTCTAAAAGAAACAAGAGACAACATATCTAACCTGCAGTAAGCTATTGAATTAAATTTATGGTTCATATTAAGCAGAACCCTTCCCTTAAAGTCAATCACCTGAGACGCTCCGGAATAATGAATTCCGCCCCCTTCTCCTACCCGATTAACAGCACACACATAACATTGATTTTCAATAGCTCTGGCCTTAAGTAGGACGTCCCACACATCTTTTCGGACCGTTGGCCAATTTGCCACATAAATAGCCAAATCGTAATCGCTTCCATTCCGGCTCCATACCGGGAAACGCAAATCATAACATATCTGAGGAAGAATACGCACACCCTTATAAGTAAGGACAGTACGCTGTTTTCCTTGTGTATAATGCAAATCTTCTTGACCTGGGCTAAACAAATGTCGCTTATCGTAATATCTAACTTGTTTATCGGGCGTTACAAACAAAGCCCTATTATAAACTTTACCATTCTCTTCAATGGCCTGTGAGCCCATAATGGCAATTGCACATTTCTCAGCCATCTCCTTCATCCATTCTACAACTTGTCCATCCATTCCTTGTGCGATACATGAAGTATCCATGGAAAATCCTGTTGCAAACATTTCAGGCAACACCAACAAATCAACATGATCCTCTAATCCCTGAAGTAGGTGCGACAAGTGATTCAAATTAGAACCTGCTTGCTCCCAGGCAATATCGTTTTGAATAAGTGCTACTTTAAATGCCATATTAAATATTTTAATTCTCCAGCAAAATATGGGTTATTACATCATCCATAACCATCCTAACCTGTCGAGTTGACACAAGGTAATTATTGCTAATCATACAAAAAGCCGTCTTTTTACCAGCCAAGCTTGTTGCATAACCACAATATCCCAACACACCTTCAAAAGAACCGCTCTTTCCTATAATACGACCTTTTAGATCAGGATTTTTAAAAACACTACGCAAGGTACCCGATTCTCCTCCTCTGGCCAACGATGCGGCATAAACGTCAAAATGATCACTATTCCGGTACATCCACTCCAGCAACTTCACCATACCATCTACCGAAACCAAATTCTTCGGCGTCAACCCACTGCCATCCCTCAGTCGAAAATGAGTATCGAAATCTATTTTATCCTGCCAAAACTCCCTTACCACCGCATTACCATTATCCCACGACCATCTTCCCTTTATTTCTTTACCCAGGGTCAACAAAAGCTGATCGGCAAATAGATTATTACTTTTATGGTTAACCACTTTAATAATCTGAGAAAGTGGTGGTGATTGATAGGTAAAAATAGGAGTGCGTCTCCTCTGACCCTTCAGACTAATTTTTCTATTACAATGAATTTCAACACCCTCTTTGTCCAGATACTTCATCAAATAATTGACAAATGCTTCCTGAGGCTTTGGTAAAGCAGCTTTTATCTTAAAAGAAGAACGATGTTGCGGAATCGAACCTTCTATCCACCACTGCTCTATTTCGCCAAGACCATACACATAGGCACTATCTTTACTATGAGAAGCTGCCACAGCCTTACAGCGCAATCGATAAGGCTTTATATCAGGATCTACGGACACAACCTTGCATTCCGTTCCCACCTCGCCAGAACGTAAGGTAATTACAGCAGTATTGTCATGCCAGTTAAAACCTTGCGGTGACGCACCATAATAATTACCCATATCTTCCCACAACCGGGGAGCCGAATAACTCACCTGAGCACCTAATACACGAATACTTCCTTCCACTGACTGAACGCCTATTCTCTTCAGGTGTTTTAAGATATCTGCAAAAAAAATATCAGGGGCTGTTTGGGGGAAGTATTTAGAGCCCAATGTTGGATCTCCATCCGATTCTACAAGCAAATCACCAATTAGCTTACCATTTTCAAGCGATCCGGTATAGGAAAAAACAGTTTTATACGTATAATTCTCTCCCAATAATTCCAATGCTGTTGCAGTGGTGATCACCTTCGTTAACGAAGCTGGCATTAAACGCAGGTACGCATTATGCGAGACCATTGTTTCACCACTTATCAGATTCTGAATTTTCAAAGCTGTGCTGGCTCCCTTATCACCAATATCTAACTGGGCTCTACCACAAGCAAATGACAGCAATAAAACAATTATTAAAAGACTTACCTTCATTGAATAGCTCCTATTTGTTCTTTCAACACCTCAACTGAATTAACACGTTTGCTCATATACATAAAGTATTTCACCATGCGCCTCCTATCATCAACGACAACAGTCTTCTTTAATTGACTATAAACACTCATTCCTTCCTTAAGCCAGTATAAAGCCGATTCATAATCACTTAAAATCTCAGCTGCCAGTGCCAGATTATATGCGGCTCTTGCCTTCACTTTTTTTTGCGAATGATCAAAAACATATTTCCAGAGTTTAATGGCTTCTCCCCAATTCTCCGCATTAACAAATTCAGCAGCCTGAACAAAATGATAATTCCCTGCAACATAGTAACCTCTTGTCTGCGTTTCCCACACCGGTGCCAGGTAATCTGCTGCCTGTTCACCCAAATATTGAGCCAAATCACCCAGTCCCCCTTTAATAGCAGGTAGTCCATTGGCTATCTGTGTGATATTACCACCAGTAACGTCCCATGATATGGTATCCTTTTGCGTTTCACGATAAATCACTTTCTGGCTTAAATTATTATATCCTCGCCACAATATGGCACCTCCAGCATCCAGGTAACCCAATAAATCTCCATCAAACATCCTTTCCACTTGAATTTTAGTACCATATAAATATTTTTCGACAGCAACGACAGCTTGTGCATCATACTGTTGGCATAAGTCGTCAACCTGCTTCCAACTCAAAGCCCTGTTAATAAACCGCTGGTCTTTCTTCAATGGATCAACATGTAAATATACCGAATCAAAAAAGTTTCTACGCTGTAATTCTTCCTTGAGTGCCAACAAGGTCAATTCAGAAAACGCATCCAGCCAGATGGTATCAATACTTAACTCTGATCCCAAAGTATTTATATGATGAACATCTTTACCCCTAAAAGGCACCGAATTATCTACCAATACCACAGACTTAACCTCGGGCTGAACCGTATGTTTAGCAGGCATCAAAACATCCATATTGAATGTTTGATAAGTTACACATGATGCAAACAACACAGAAACCAGCAGTATAAAAAAACTTCGAAATAACATAATTGTTTTTTAGTGACAATATCGTTTATATAGCAAAAAAAATGCCTAAGTTCATTTAATGGATCAATATGACCATTTCTATTTACTCATTTTTAAAATAGCCGTAACATCTTCTCCATTGAGCCTTTTAAAATAGCCGATGGGTCCAAACTGACATGCTTTCTCACCCATGACTTTAAAATGCTCTGATGGTATATCAACATCCGACAACGAAGCTGGCATATCCAGAGATGTAAAAAACGCTCTAATCGCCTCAATGGTTTTAGTGGCTGCCAGCATAGCTTCACTTTCTTCAATCCCGAATACATTCTTTCCCAAACGAGCAAATTTAAATGCATTCCGTTCATTCAGAACAAACTTCATCCAATTGGGAAACAAAATAGACAAGCCTGCTCCATGCGTGAGGTCATAAATAGCACTCACCTCATGTTCTATCATATGGGTTCCCCAATCACCCGACATCTTACCGGTAACCATCAAGCCATTCAATGCAATACTTGAGGCCCACATCAAATTAGCTCTCGCCTCATAATTCTTAGGCTCTTTGATCGCAATTGGCCCATATTTCAAACATGTTTTCAAAATACCCTCTGCCATATTATCTTGCAAATCCGTTCCCAAATCAGGTGTAAAATATTGCTCAAAGATATGGCTCATTATGTCCACTACGCCTGATGCTGTCTGCCACTTATTCACAGTAAAAGTCAACGTTGGATCCAACACCGAAATTTTTGGTCTTAAACACTCGCTACTTGTTGGTAACTTCTCCTGCGTTTCATCATTGGTAATAACCGAACTTCCATTCATTTCAGATCCGGTAGCCGCTAATGTAAGAATGGTACCTAAGGGCAGCGCAGTTTCTGGTACGGCCTTTCGGATATAAAAATCCCAAACATCACCTGGATAATTTACACCAGCTGCTATGGCCTTTGAACCATCAATAATACTACCTCCTCCAATAGCTAACACAAACTCAATTTTCTTCTCTCTACAAATGGCAATACCCTCTCTCACACTAGCCAAACGCGGGTTAGGTTGAATACCTCCCAATTCCTCTATATAAATATCTTTTTCCTTCAATTCACTTTTTACGGCATCCAACAACCCACTCTTAACCACAGAACCTTTCCCATAAGTAATTAAAACCCTTTTGCCAAATGGTAATATTTCATCGGCCAACTCATTGATTTTATTTTTTCCAAAAAGGATCTTTGTTCCTGCCTGATAATTAAAATTTTTCATGACTATTTATTTTTAGTAATTGGAAACATCAAAGAAAAACATCATTTGTAAAGTAATAAAGATAATCTGCATGAATACCATAACAACGATTCTCAACCGTAAATATTTTACTACTAAACAACGTACGAAAATAGTAACACACACTTTTTTAACCTGAGCTATTCTTAAATTATTTATTACAACACGAAGATGCCTGAATAAATCAGTTTAAATGGTTCGCCTAAATTAATTAACCTTGCTAAAATAAGCAATGTTCTAACCACATTTGATTTTGAATCCCTAAATCAAAACAATTTTACGCTCACCCTGTACCTACTGTTTAGTAGGCAAACAAATTCAAACTGTACATCAACGACTTACAACCTCAAAAACAAGCCATTAACTCCACAAGTATATCAATGACAACCTGTCTTCGTGATATCTTCTTCATGACAACAATGATTCTGTGGATAAAATTACCAGAACACCCCATCCAATACAACCCCAGCTTTATACCTGGCCCAATTCTCATGGTTCTCTTTTACCCTTTCGTAATCGGCAATTTTCGACTACATAGCCACATCACGTAACATACTGCCTTATTGGCCGTATAGTCAATAATATTTACTCAACTCTAAACCAATTTTCCCCTTTAGGATGGATAAAAATGAGCCTAAGCAATGCTCATTAAGTTTTGGATGCTATTAAACACAACAAGGTTTCATGGAAAATTCGATCATTATAGAGTTATTACAGAACACAGGTCTCTTATTGGCTTTCACCATGCTTTATGGAAATTTCTGGATAAAAAATAAAAACAACAAACCCATAGGCACCAAAATACTCATTGGCATCATCTTAAGTGGTATTGGCATTGTACTCATGTACACTCCTTGGTATTGGGTACCCGGAATAGCTTTTGACACACGTTCTGTAATGATCTCTATCTCTGGTTTATTTTTCGGTCCAATACCTACTGTAATAACCATGATTACCACCAGTATCGTTCGTTATTCGATGGGCGGAGACGGTATGTGGATGGGTATTTGCGTTATTATATCATCAGGACTCATTGGTATACTTTTATAATTGAAAAATCGGAATGTCCCTTTTTTTAAATCGGAATGTCCCTTTAAAAATATGTGTAAAGATAATAAAAGCAGCTTAATAGCTGCTTTTATTATCTGTGGTGGTGCTTTGGTATATTGGTTGACACAATGAGCCTGAAACGCTTGTATTACCCTTACAAAGCATTATATCAGTATACCCGGCATTATGGTTAACCTTAACAGGCATTTCATATTTAATTGCACCATCAAAAGGGTTGTTGGCCTCGAGGTTCTTTTGTAGCCAATCACAAAGTTCTATTATACTTGACTTATCAGACGTGAAATAAAAGTACGATGTATCTTTTAATGTGTTGAGAACATCTAAATAATCAGCTAAACGCCAGTAGTTGTTATATGTTCCTACCTCAGTGCTCAGATAAGGTGGATCGACAAAGAAAACAACATTATCAATGCCTTTGTATTTGTTGAAAAGTTCTTTGTAATCGTATTTTACAATGTGCAAACCATCTAAGTACCCGGCAACATTGTAGTTTGATTTACGGACACAATTATACATGGTCTGTTTTTCTAAATCCTTTAAGCTTTTTGAGTAGTTCATGCTGAACAGCAAAGAAGATGAAAGCGTAATATAATCCACAAAGCCTTTTTGTTCCTCATTTTGGATGTAATCAATAACCTTTTGCTTAATCTCATTGGGTATCTTCTTATCCGGTGGACAGTCTTTAACCAATACCCTGATATGCTCAAGCATGCGGTTTGTTTTATCTACATGTAATAACCGGGTGTGATAATCATCGTAATCGTTATACACCACCTGAGCATCCGGGCGAACGCTTTTTGCTGTGTGAGACAATAAGCCACTTCCCCCAAATAAATCAATAAAAGTGTTGGCTGTTTTAAACTCGTTTAAAGCTGATTTAAACAGTGTTAAAAACCGTCTTTTTTGCCCCATGAAAGGCAATGGGGCACTTGTGTAATTCTTAATACTCATTTGTGTTTTGTTATTTATATATTTGTAGTCTCTCTGGCAATAATTAATTAAAAAAGGTGCATACACACCAACCCAAGGCATTTTGCCTCCGGCGTGGTGTGTATGCACCTTTATTGTTAGTAGAAGGTCAGAGAGCTACTAACGGAGTCGGGGGCTCTTTTTACCCCATTGTTTTTTATTCTTTCATATACAGCTTTGAACTGTGGTTAATAAAAGGCAACTGATCACCTAGCCCAAGACATAAACCTTTTAAATTACTTGCGTCAGGAAATAGATTATCAGAATCTCCATTTAAGCCTAATTCGAATCCTAACAATTGGCTAGAATCATTTGGATAGAACTCTGCTTTTTCGGGCGATAAACCTAAAACCTGACCTTTATATGTGCTATCATCATCGTACATTATCCTGGTAAGTTTTGGGCTTGAACATAAATACGAGCTTTCCAATAACGGATATACATCTTTTCGGCTGCGTCTGCATCATAGCCTTCATCTAAATTACCTGCACTTATTAACCCGTTTTCATCGTAATTCACGTAAGGAGTTTCGTATAAATCGAGCTTTATCCATGTGGCTGATGCTAGTGTAGCATCTGTTTTGCTGGCTTTGATTTCGACGCAGCGAGGTTTGTCTAAATAGACTTCTTGTACATAGCCTGTATCGGATGTAAAAGCTAAACCATCATCGGCAGAGGCTATAAATGTTTCGCCAACATCTCTGGTTGTGCCGGAAGCTGTTAAACTTATTGCTTCGGTGCGAACTATGTAGGTGCTGCCGTCGGTTAAATCTGTACCAGGATAAATGGCATCTCCTAAATCGGCATCGGCGTTAACCTGATTACCATTACGCACTGCCCGTTCTCCTAATGCTTTGAGCGTGTTTACATGTCGTAGCTTGCCAATATCCTGTATGGCTGTTTCGGCATAGGCATTGGTAGTTTGGTCGGTAATATTACCATCATCATCTATATTGGTGTACGTGGTGAAATCGGCTGGTATTTCGGCTACTGCGCCTTCTGGATATTTACCTACATATGAAGCCTTATAACTCATGCTCGCAGCTGTACATCCAGGGACTAAGTAAAAGTTTTCGTTATCTGCATCAATAAACAAATCACCGTCTGTTTGGTATTTGCAGCCGATTAAATAATCGGATGAAGAACCACCGTATACAGTAGCCATACGGGTACGTATATTTTCTAATTTATCATCATCGGTATCGCCAACAGGTGCAGCATAGTCTGTTTCATCTGCATCCTGATCTCCTCCGGTAAATTTGAATGTGCAATTGTGGAATAATGAATATTGAAATTTTGGAGAAATTTGAATATTTAAATCACATTCAGAGTATACATTACTATATGTATATGTAGAGTTACAACCGAACGTACTTAGTGATATTTTCGAATTATAAAATGTATTATTATAACGAATCGCATAACCAGTAATTACCAATTCAGTAGTTATACTATCGAATAAACACGACTGAGCTGCTCTCTCAATCGTATCGTCTTTATAATAAATGTAGCCGATCTTACTAAAAATCACATCCCTATAAGTTGCTCTAAACAAGTTACTACTACATAATTTATCAAAATTCTGAATTCTTAAACCTAAAAAATAGCTATAATTAATATAGCTAATAAAATTTGATAACAATGTTCCATCTATTATAATATAGCCATCACCATATATGTGTCTAGCAGATGTTTCTGCAAGGGATTCGTTATGATATCCTTTTACGTAAATCGGACTTAATCCTGCATCAATCGCACTCTGAATACTTCGCTTTGGAGTATCCCAACTCAGTCCGTCATTTTCACTATTACCGTAATTAGTTACATAACCAGTTGCCATTATACTTCCTCCTCTATTTCTTCTACACTAAACGTGTGTGATTTAACGGTGTACCATTTTACATTAATGTATACACGGGTAGCAGTGAATTTTAATCCATCTTGCTCAACTGTCCATGTGCAAGTATCATCAACTAAATCGCTCATGTCGGTAAAGTCTATGGTTGCAAATACTTCCTGTGCATATGTTAAGAATGCTTCTGATTGCTCCTCGTAGGATAAATCAGGGTCAAATATTATGTCATCTGTTATTGTTGTCATGCGCTAAAATTTATAAGTAAAACACCTTGTTCGTAACCGCTTTCGTATGCCAATTCGTAAGTGTAATCGCCTGCGGCAACTGCTATAGGTAAATCGGCTACTACGCTATCGGTAACTATTTCTATTTCGCTGTCATCATCGGAGTTTACCAACTTAACGCTTGTTAGATTAGTGAATTTTGGTACAGAGACAATACTGGTAGCTGCACTA comes from the Saccharicrinis fermentans DSM 9555 = JCM 21142 genome and includes:
- a CDS encoding energy transducer TonB, whose protein sequence is MKSFVFIFSMALMFSWGGMAQVTEKVYTSVDKVPVFGKYGGNVKKYIRKNVAYPLDALVKETEGEVLVSFVVTSKGLVNNVQVEKGLTKSIDNEALRLVEGMKKWKPAKVGGTAVASKVTIPVGFYLTDANRNLSKQLQPFYAKGQPPLFVLDNKKVMGIKTVEYYNIKSIRVVKGEKAVAMYGEDAKNGVLVVETKRGTPRDYQMY
- a CDS encoding amidohydrolase; this encodes MAFKVALIQNDIAWEQAGSNLNHLSHLLQGLEDHVDLLVLPEMFATGFSMDTSCIAQGMDGQVVEWMKEMAEKCAIAIMGSQAIEENGKVYNRALFVTPDKQVRYYDKRHLFSPGQEDLHYTQGKQRTVLTYKGVRILPQICYDLRFPVWSRNGSDYDLAIYVANWPTVRKDVWDVLLKARAIENQCYVCAVNRVGEGGGIHYSGASQVIDFKGRVLLNMNHKFNSIAYCRLDMLSLVSFRKKFPTYSDADDFTLFLD
- the dacB gene encoding D-alanyl-D-alanine carboxypeptidase/D-alanyl-D-alanine endopeptidase, with protein sequence MKVSLLIIVLLLSFACGRAQLDIGDKGASTALKIQNLISGETMVSHNAYLRLMPASLTKVITTATALELLGENYTYKTVFSYTGSLENGKLIGDLLVESDGDPTLGSKYFPQTAPDIFFADILKHLKRIGVQSVEGSIRVLGAQVSYSAPRLWEDMGNYYGASPQGFNWHDNTAVITLRSGEVGTECKVVSVDPDIKPYRLRCKAVAASHSKDSAYVYGLGEIEQWWIEGSIPQHRSSFKIKAALPKPQEAFVNYLMKYLDKEGVEIHCNRKISLKGQRRRTPIFTYQSPPLSQIIKVVNHKSNNLFADQLLLTLGKEIKGRWSWDNGNAVVREFWQDKIDFDTHFRLRDGSGLTPKNLVSVDGMVKLLEWMYRNSDHFDVYAASLARGGESGTLRSVFKNPDLKGRIIGKSGSFEGVLGYCGYATSLAGKKTAFCMISNNYLVSTRQVRMVMDDVITHILLEN
- a CDS encoding DUF6340 family protein — protein: MLFRSFFILLVSVLFASCVTYQTFNMDVLMPAKHTVQPEVKSVVLVDNSVPFRGKDVHHINTLGSELSIDTIWLDAFSELTLLALKEELQRRNFFDSVYLHVDPLKKDQRFINRALSWKQVDDLCQQYDAQAVVAVEKYLYGTKIQVERMFDGDLLGYLDAGGAILWRGYNNLSQKVIYRETQKDTISWDVTGGNITQIANGLPAIKGGLGDLAQYLGEQAADYLAPVWETQTRGYYVAGNYHFVQAAEFVNAENWGEAIKLWKYVFDHSQKKVKARAAYNLALAAEILSDYESALYWLKEGMSVYSQLKKTVVVDDRRRMVKYFMYMSKRVNSVEVLKEQIGAIQ
- a CDS encoding iron-containing alcohol dehydrogenase, with amino-acid sequence MKNFNYQAGTKILFGKNKINELADEILPFGKRVLITYGKGSVVKSGLLDAVKSELKEKDIYIEELGGIQPNPRLASVREGIAICREKKIEFVLAIGGGSIIDGSKAIAAGVNYPGDVWDFYIRKAVPETALPLGTILTLAATGSEMNGSSVITNDETQEKLPTSSECLRPKISVLDPTLTFTVNKWQTASGVVDIMSHIFEQYFTPDLGTDLQDNMAEGILKTCLKYGPIAIKEPKNYEARANLMWASSIALNGLMVTGKMSGDWGTHMIEHEVSAIYDLTHGAGLSILFPNWMKFVLNERNAFKFARLGKNVFGIEESEAMLAATKTIEAIRAFFTSLDMPASLSDVDIPSEHFKVMGEKACQFGPIGYFKRLNGEDVTAILKMSK
- a CDS encoding LytS/YhcK type 5TM receptor domain-containing protein, which produces MENSIIIELLQNTGLLLAFTMLYGNFWIKNKNNKPIGTKILIGIILSGIGIVLMYTPWYWVPGIAFDTRSVMISISGLFFGPIPTVITMITTSIVRYSMGGDGMWMGICVIISSGLIGILL
- a CDS encoding DNA adenine methylase, whose product is MSIKNYTSAPLPFMGQKRRFLTLFKSALNEFKTANTFIDLFGGSGLLSHTAKSVRPDAQVVYNDYDDYHTRLLHVDKTNRMLEHIRVLVKDCPPDKKIPNEIKQKVIDYIQNEEQKGFVDYITLSSSLLFSMNYSKSLKDLEKQTMYNCVRKSNYNVAGYLDGLHIVKYDYKELFNKYKGIDNVVFFVDPPYLSTEVGTYNNYWRLADYLDVLNTLKDTSYFYFTSDKSSIIELCDWLQKNLEANNPFDGAIKYEMPVKVNHNAGYTDIMLCKGNTSVSGSLCQPIYQSTTTDNKSSY